GTACCGCACGACGATGGGGATGCCGAACCCGTCGCCCATCACACGTCGCCCGCCGAACGTGAGCGAGACCGCGAGGCCGGCGTCGTTCATGCCGTCGAGCAGTCCCCACAGGCAATCGGACGTGCCGATCACCCGTCGCTCGAGGAGCCGGGTCGACCAGATCAGCCCCTCGAATCGGCCGGGGGCGTAGTCGTAGTTGCGAGCGAGCACGGGCCCACCCTCGCGCACCCACGCGCCCTGGGAGCACGCCGCCAGGTAGGGCGGTGGCGTGTAGAGCGACAGCATCCTCGCGGCGAGGTCGCCCCCACCCGCGAGCTCCACCACCCGCTCGTACGCCGGCATCAGCTCCGGCATGTGGGCTCGCAGCATGCGGGCGCTCGTCGCGTACGAGGCGCGCGCCGCCTCTCCCTCCCTTAGGAACCACTCGCGGTAGTGCGGCCACCGTTCGTCGAAGACGCCCGCCCATTTCGGGCCGAGCTCGAGCTCTTCCACCGCGCGGAAGGTGAACGGGATCATGCGCATCGTCGGTATCGGGTGCCGCTAGAGCATCTTGAAGCCGAACGGTTCCGGTTCGACCGGGGGAGGCGCCTCCGAGGGCGGCGGCACGCTGCGGAACTGCGACTTGATACCGGTGATCCACGACCTGGCCCGGTCGACCAGCTCGTGGTCGTCGTCGAGGAACCGCCCTCGCGTGACCAGGATACCCAGGTCCGCGCCCGGATACCGGTAGCCGCCGACATCCGCGATGCGCAGATAGAAGGCCTCCGATCCGTCGGCGACCGTGTGCCAGTCGGTGTCGCGACGCGCGTACGCGATGCGTCCGTCGTCCCCCATGCGCCAGATGCCCGACGCCGGGGCATCGGTGATCAGCTCAACCGAGTCCTCCGTTTGTTTGAGGATGAACTGCGTCCACTCGTCCAGGTTGCCGGGGTGCGCCCAGCGCCGGTTCAGCTCCTCCACGTCGATCTCGTACTCGACGTCCATGAACTCCAGCAGGTGGAAGAGGAATAGCGGCATGTCGCCGTAAGCGACGGCGGTGACGTTCGTGATGCTGCTGGCCCCGGTCACCCTCGGGTTCAGCTCGCCCAGGTACATCTCGCCCGATCCTGCGT
This sequence is a window from Actinomycetota bacterium. Protein-coding genes within it:
- a CDS encoding C45 family peptidase, coding for MIPFTFRAVEELELGPKWAGVFDERWPHYREWFLREGEAARASYATSARMLRAHMPELMPAYERVVELAGGGDLAARMLSLYTPPPYLAACSQGAWVREGGPVLARNYDYAPGRFEGLIWSTRLLERRVIGTSDCLWGLLDGMNDAGLAVSLTFGGRRVMGDGFGIPIVVRYLLEVCETVPQARETIARLPFSLAHNLTIVDRAGDVVTAYVSPDREPIFRPFPAATNHQGLVEWPEQAKATRTIEREQCIVRLVEGDAPDVEAFAGAFLRSPLFSTSYANGWGTLYTAVFRPSEGVVDYRWPTDSWRLGFDAFAEGEHVEVLADAPLGDGSAASGHAG